One segment of Mesoplodon densirostris isolate mMesDen1 chromosome 6, mMesDen1 primary haplotype, whole genome shotgun sequence DNA contains the following:
- the ZBTB6 gene encoding zinc finger and BTB domain-containing protein 6: MAAESDVLHFQFEQQGDVVLQKMNLLRQQNLFCDVSIYINDTEFQGHKVILAACSTFMRDQFLLTQSKHVRITILQSAEVGRKLLLSCYTGALEVKRKELLKYLTAASYLQMVHIVEKCTEALSKYLEIDLSMKNNNQHADLCQSSDSDVKNEEENSDKDCEIIEISEDSPVNIDFHVKEEESNALQSAVESLTSERKEMKSPELSSVDIGFKGNEIRILHVESISTGGVENGKFSQPCTSSKASMYFSETQHSLINSTVESRVAEVPGNQDQGLFCENTEGSHGTVNEIQNLEDAFSLRHQCPRCPRGFLHVENYLRHLKMHKLFLCLQCGKTFTQKKNLNRHIRGHMGIRPFQCTVCLKTFTAKSTLQDHLNIHSGDRPYKCHCCDMDFKHKSALKKHLTSVHGRSSGEKLPRHDLERQNRL, translated from the coding sequence atggctgctgagtctgatGTTCTGCACTTCCAGTTTGAACAGCAAGGAGATGTAGTCTTGCAGAAAATGAATCTCTTGAGACAGCAGAATTTATTTTGTGATGTGTCAATTTATATTAATGACACTGAGTTCCAGGGGCACAAGGTGATTTTAGCTGCTTGCTCCACTTTTATGAGAGATCAGTTTTTACTCACGCAGTCAAAACATGTCAGAATCACCATCTTGCAGAGTGCAGAAGTTGGCAGAAAATTGTTGCTCTCTTGCTACACTGGAGCACTTGAAGTTAAAAGGAAAGAGCTTTTGAAATACTTGACTGCTGCTAGTTACCTTCAGATGGTTCACATTGTGGAAAAGTGCACAGAAGCTTTGTCAAAATATCTGGAGATTGATCTTTCTATGAAAAATAACAATCAGCATGCTGACCTGTGTCAATCCTCTGATTCAGATGttaagaatgaagaagaaaattcagATAAGGACTGTGAGATCATTGAAATTTCAGAGGATAGTCCTGTAAACATAGATTTTCAtgttaaagaagaagaaagcaatgcTTTACAGTCTGCAGTAGAGAGCTTGAcatcagaaagaaaggaaatgaagtcaCCGGAGCTGTCTTCAGTAGACATAGGTTTTAAAGGCAATGAAATTCGTATCCTCCATGTGGAATCTATCAGTACTGGGGGTGTAGAAAATGGGAAATTTTCACAGCCTTGTACCTCTTCAAAAGCAAGCATGTATTTCTCGGAAACACAGCATTCACTGATCAATTCTACAGTCGAGAGCAGAGTGGCAGAAGTTCCTGGGAATCAAGATCAGGGCTTATTTTGTGAGAATACTGAAGGAAGTCATGGTACAGTGAATGAGATTCAGAATCTAGAGGATGCTTTTTCCCTGAGGCACCAGTGCCCCCGGTGCCCTCGGGGGTTTCTTCACGTTGAAAACTATCTGCGCCACCTTAAGATGCATAAACTGTTCTTGTGCTTACAGTGTGGGAAAACatttacacaaaagaaaaatctcaaccgGCACATTCGAGGGCACATGGGCATACGGCCCTTTCAGTGTACTGTATGCCTGAAGACATTTACTGCTAAAAGCACACTTCAAGACCACTTGAACATACACAGTGGGGATCGGCCATACAAATGCCACTGTTGTGACATGGATTTCAAGCACAAATCTGCTCTCAAAAAGCACTTAACCTCTGTCCATGGCAGAAGCAGTGGTGAAAAACTACCCAGGCATGATCTGGAAAGGCAAAATCGACTATAA
- the ZBTB26 gene encoding zinc finger and BTB domain-containing protein 26 isoform X2, with protein sequence MSERSDLLHFKFENYGDSMLQKMNKLREENKFCDVTVLIDDIEVQGHKIVFAAGSPFLRDQFLLNDSREVKISILQSSEVGRQLLLSCYSGVLEFPEMELVNYLTAASFLQMSHIVERCTQALWKFIKPKQPMDSKEGSEPQSASPQSKEHQGDARGSPKQDSPCIHPSEDSMDMEDSDIQIVKVESIGDVSEVRSKKDQNQFISSEPTALHSSEPQHSLINSTVENRVSEIEQNHLHNYALSYTGSDNIIMASKDVFGPNIRGVDKGLQWHHQCPKCTRVFRHLENYANHLKMHKLFMCLLCGKTFTQKGNLHRHMRVHAGIKPFQCKICGKTFSQKCSLQDHLNLHSGDKPHKCNYCDMVFAHKPVLRKHLKQLHGKNSFDNANERNVQDLTVDFDSFACTTVTDSKGCQPQPDATQVLDAGKLAQAVLNLRNDSTCVN encoded by the coding sequence ATGTCTGAAAGATCAGATCTCCTTCACTTCAAGTTTGAAAATTATGGAGATTCAATGttacaaaaaatgaacaaattaagaGAAGAGAATAAATTTTGTGATGTTACAGTTCTCATAGATGATATTGAGGTACAGGGGCATAAAATTGTGTTTGCTGCAGGTTCCCCCTTCTTAAGAGACCAATTTTTACTGAACGATTCCAGAGAGGTGAAAATCTCCATATTACAGAGTTCCGAAGTGGGGAGACAATTGCTCTTATCCTGTTACAGTGGTGTGCTGGAATTCCCTGAGATGGAACTGGTAAATTACTTGACGGCTGCGAGTTTTCTTCAGATGAGCCACATTGTAGAACGgtgcacacaggccttgtggaaGTTTATAAAGCCAAAACAACCAATGGATAGTAAAGAGGGATCTGAACCACAGAGTGCTTCTCCCCAGTCAAAAGAACATCAGGGAGATGCCAGAGGCTCCCCAAAGCAGGACTCACCTTGTATCCATCCATCTGAAGACAGTATGGATATGGAGGACAGTGATATTCAGATTGTTAAGGTAGAATCTATTGGGGATGTATCAGAGGTTAGAAGTAAAAAAGATCAGAACCAGTTTATTTCTTCTGAACCCACTGCTTTACATTCATCAGAGCCCCAGCACTCCCTGATAAATTCAACTGTGGAAAACAGAGTAAGTGAAATAGAACAAAACCACCTCCACAATTATGCACTGTCTTACACAGGCAGTGATAACATCATCATGGCCTCAAAAGATGTCTTTGGGCCTAATATTCGAGGTGTAGACAAAGGCCTACAGTGGCATCACCAATGCCCAAAGTGTACCAGGGTGTTTCGTCACCTGGAGAACTAcgccaaccatttaaaaatgcacaaacTCTTTATGTGTCTACTCTGCGGCAAGACTTTTACTCAGAAAGGCAACCTTCATCGACACATGCGTGTGCATGCCGGCATTAAACCTTTCCAGTGTAAAATCTGTGGGAAAACCTTTTCTCAGAAGTGTTCCTTACAGGATCATCTTAACCTTCACAGTGGAGATAAGCCCCATAAGTGTAACTATTGTGACATGGTTTTTGCACATAAGCCAGTTTTGAGGAAACACCTTAAACAGCTGCATGGCAAAAACAGCTTTGATAATGCCAATGAAAGAAATGTGCAAGACCTCACAGTGgactttgattcttttgcatgtacaACAGTCACAGACTCTAAAGGGTGTCAGCCACAGCCTGATGCGACACAGGTCCTGGATGCAGGTAAACTGGCCCAAGCTGTCCTGAACTTAAGGAATGATAGTACTTGTGTGAATTGA
- the ZBTB26 gene encoding zinc finger and BTB domain-containing protein 26 isoform X1 produces MERLGRRSRLRRRSAKMSERSDLLHFKFENYGDSMLQKMNKLREENKFCDVTVLIDDIEVQGHKIVFAAGSPFLRDQFLLNDSREVKISILQSSEVGRQLLLSCYSGVLEFPEMELVNYLTAASFLQMSHIVERCTQALWKFIKPKQPMDSKEGSEPQSASPQSKEHQGDARGSPKQDSPCIHPSEDSMDMEDSDIQIVKVESIGDVSEVRSKKDQNQFISSEPTALHSSEPQHSLINSTVENRVSEIEQNHLHNYALSYTGSDNIIMASKDVFGPNIRGVDKGLQWHHQCPKCTRVFRHLENYANHLKMHKLFMCLLCGKTFTQKGNLHRHMRVHAGIKPFQCKICGKTFSQKCSLQDHLNLHSGDKPHKCNYCDMVFAHKPVLRKHLKQLHGKNSFDNANERNVQDLTVDFDSFACTTVTDSKGCQPQPDATQVLDAGKLAQAVLNLRNDSTCVN; encoded by the coding sequence GTCTGCCAAAATGTCTGAAAGATCAGATCTCCTTCACTTCAAGTTTGAAAATTATGGAGATTCAATGttacaaaaaatgaacaaattaagaGAAGAGAATAAATTTTGTGATGTTACAGTTCTCATAGATGATATTGAGGTACAGGGGCATAAAATTGTGTTTGCTGCAGGTTCCCCCTTCTTAAGAGACCAATTTTTACTGAACGATTCCAGAGAGGTGAAAATCTCCATATTACAGAGTTCCGAAGTGGGGAGACAATTGCTCTTATCCTGTTACAGTGGTGTGCTGGAATTCCCTGAGATGGAACTGGTAAATTACTTGACGGCTGCGAGTTTTCTTCAGATGAGCCACATTGTAGAACGgtgcacacaggccttgtggaaGTTTATAAAGCCAAAACAACCAATGGATAGTAAAGAGGGATCTGAACCACAGAGTGCTTCTCCCCAGTCAAAAGAACATCAGGGAGATGCCAGAGGCTCCCCAAAGCAGGACTCACCTTGTATCCATCCATCTGAAGACAGTATGGATATGGAGGACAGTGATATTCAGATTGTTAAGGTAGAATCTATTGGGGATGTATCAGAGGTTAGAAGTAAAAAAGATCAGAACCAGTTTATTTCTTCTGAACCCACTGCTTTACATTCATCAGAGCCCCAGCACTCCCTGATAAATTCAACTGTGGAAAACAGAGTAAGTGAAATAGAACAAAACCACCTCCACAATTATGCACTGTCTTACACAGGCAGTGATAACATCATCATGGCCTCAAAAGATGTCTTTGGGCCTAATATTCGAGGTGTAGACAAAGGCCTACAGTGGCATCACCAATGCCCAAAGTGTACCAGGGTGTTTCGTCACCTGGAGAACTAcgccaaccatttaaaaatgcacaaacTCTTTATGTGTCTACTCTGCGGCAAGACTTTTACTCAGAAAGGCAACCTTCATCGACACATGCGTGTGCATGCCGGCATTAAACCTTTCCAGTGTAAAATCTGTGGGAAAACCTTTTCTCAGAAGTGTTCCTTACAGGATCATCTTAACCTTCACAGTGGAGATAAGCCCCATAAGTGTAACTATTGTGACATGGTTTTTGCACATAAGCCAGTTTTGAGGAAACACCTTAAACAGCTGCATGGCAAAAACAGCTTTGATAATGCCAATGAAAGAAATGTGCAAGACCTCACAGTGgactttgattcttttgcatgtacaACAGTCACAGACTCTAAAGGGTGTCAGCCACAGCCTGATGCGACACAGGTCCTGGATGCAGGTAAACTGGCCCAAGCTGTCCTGAACTTAAGGAATGATAGTACTTGTGTGAATTGA